One window of the Streptomyces asoensis genome contains the following:
- the pstB gene encoding phosphate ABC transporter ATP-binding protein PstB, translating into MAKRIDVSGLTAYYGSHKAIEDISMTVEPRSVTAFIGPSGCGKSTFLRTLNRMHEVTSGGRVEGKVLLDDEDLYAAGVDPVSVRREVGMVFQRPNPFPTMSIFDNVAAGLRLNGSYKKAELADVVEKSLKGANLWNEVKDRLNKPGSGLSGGQQQRLCIARAIAVEPKVLLMDEPCSALDPISTLAIEDLIGELKERFTIVIVTHNMQQAARVSDRTAFFNLSAVGQPGKLIEIDDTERIFSNPSVQATEDYISGRFG; encoded by the coding sequence ATGGCGAAGCGAATCGACGTAAGCGGACTGACCGCCTACTACGGATCCCACAAGGCGATCGAGGACATCTCGATGACGGTCGAACCGCGCTCGGTGACGGCCTTCATCGGCCCCTCCGGCTGCGGCAAGTCGACGTTCCTGCGCACGCTGAACCGTATGCACGAGGTGACGTCGGGCGGCCGGGTCGAGGGCAAGGTGCTCCTGGACGACGAGGACCTGTACGCAGCGGGCGTGGACCCCGTCTCGGTCCGCCGCGAGGTCGGCATGGTCTTCCAGCGCCCGAACCCGTTCCCCACCATGTCGATCTTCGACAACGTGGCGGCGGGCCTGCGGCTGAACGGCAGCTACAAGAAGGCGGAACTGGCAGACGTCGTCGAGAAGTCCCTCAAGGGCGCGAACCTCTGGAACGAGGTCAAGGACCGTCTGAACAAGCCCGGCTCGGGCCTGTCCGGCGGCCAGCAGCAGCGGCTGTGCATCGCGCGCGCCATCGCGGTGGAACCGAAGGTCCTGCTCATGGACGAGCCGTGCTCGGCCCTGGACCCGATCTCCACCCTGGCGATCGAAGACCTGATCGGCGAACTCAAGGAACGCTTCACGATCGTCATCGTGACGCACAACATGCAGCAGGCGGCGCGCGTCTCGGACCGCACGGCCTTCTTCAACCTGTCCGCCGTCGGCCAGCCCGGCAAGCTGATCGAGATCGACGACACGGAACGCATCTTCTCCAACCCGTCGGTCCAGGCAACAGAGGACTACATCTCAGGCCGCTTCGGCTGA